CGGGCTCCCCGAGGCGCACGAGGCTGAGGCGCACGGCGGGCAGCGCGGGCCCGGGCCCGGGGCCTGCGGGCGGCGGAGACGGCGCGGGGCCCGCGGCGCCGGGGCCGGAGGCGGCGGCAGGGCCGGGCGGGGGCTGCGGCGGCTGGGGCGGCGCCGGGGTCTGGGCGGAAGCCGGCCCCGACCTGCGGGCGGCGCCGTCGCCGGGGAGCAGCTTGTAGAAGCCCTCGCGGGTGCGGAACTGCGACTTGATCTCCGCGCAGTCCCCCATGGCGGCGCCGGGGCCCGAGCCGCCCTCCGCGCCGCCCGCCGCCATCTTGGGCGCCCCCCGGGCCCCGCCGCTGCCCGACCGCCGCCCGCCGCCGGGCCCCCTGCCGGAAGCCGCGGGCCCGCGCCGGAAGAGGTGGGGTCGTTGCCCGGGCGACGCCGCTCGGATTGGCAACGCGGTCCGGAGGTGGGCCCGGGCCGTCGCTCAGGTAACGGTTCTGGGGCTGTGGGCGGGGCGAAAAGGTGGGCGCGGCCTTCGCGCCTGAGACCGACGTGTGGTTGGCTGCGGGGGCGAGGCCCGCAGGGGAAAGGGGCGGGGCCACTTAGACAGCACAAGTCCATAGCAACGGCGCTCTGGGAACCGTTTGCCTAGCAACGGAGAGACCCTCAAAAGAAGGCCTCGTCCAAATGCTGGACGTCAACAGATGACCCCAGGTGACCCTAGTGTCTCCATAGACCCAACATACATCCTCCTGACCTCCAGTATTTCCCACTGACATCTTAAAGTCCCCAACTGGCCACAGCATCTCTAGCCATTCCTTCCCACCCGTGATGACCAAGCCCCCCCAAATCTCGCTGATCCCCAGTGTCTCCATAAAACTCCAAGGACTTCATCTGACCCACTACTGATTAATGCTAACCCCAACATCTCCACATTTTCCACCAACCTCCGATATATATCTCCGCGACTTCACTACCCTCAAGGATCTCACTCGGTCCTCCAACACCCACCTCTGATTCCAAAATCTCATCGATTCTCGAAACACTTCCAGGGCCCCAATGATCCACTAGTAACCCCAAATCTCATCCAGATCCCAACAGCCCCCACAGATAGCCAGTGCCCCTCACTTCTGCTGaagccaccccacccccatcacagATGTTCCTACATCCACTTATTCAGTGGCCTCCCAGATTTCTCACCGGCATGTCCCAGAGGCATCTCACACTCAAGTCCTACAGGGAACTTGACATCTTACTCCAAATCCTACTCCTCCCCCTATCTTAGGTCCGGCACtgccacacacacccccacccctaGTGATCCAGGCTGCAGACTCAGTGTCTCTCTAGTTTTGTACCACTTCCCTTCAACCCCTGCTTCCAGTCTCCAAGTCTTTTGCATTCCGTCACCTGAATTCTTCTTTTCCAGTCCCTTCCTCTGCACAGCCCTGGTCCAAACTTCTCCTCTCCTGCTCGAAACCCCCTGCATCAGCCTTGTCTCTGCTCTCCCAGACTCCTGATCCCTCTATCTACCCTCCACTTGGCATCTAGAGAGGTATTTTTTATGATCAGCGCCCTCCGCTGCTCAAAGCCCATCTGTGGCTCCCTAGTGCTCTGAGGGCAAAGTTACACCCTGATGGATCTGTTCCTGCCAACCTCTCTTTCCAACCTCATCTCTTTCCAACCTCACCGCTAACTCCCCATACCATGTCCCAAAAAATGAGATTTGAGAAATTATCCCAACACGTCACCCTCTCTCTTGTCCTCGGGTCTTTGTACATGCCCCTCCCCACTCTGCTTTTGAGCCTTTAAGAGTCAGCTCAGGGGCCCTGTCAGTCCTCTGGGCTCCCCCATCTGGGTTGTCATTGCCTGGGGATGTGTCTGTCTCTTCTGTAGAGTGTGAGCCCTACACTGAGAACAGAGCTGGGGCTGCttggtcacctctgtgtccccagcacagggctgggcTGACAGGAGGCCCTTCAATAGTTGTTTGATGgccagatgaataaataaatgacacaGATGGGAGAGACTGTGCCGGGCAATgtctgtttccagcagagccccaCAGCCCTGACTTGGAGGCCATGTCAACAAATGTGAACAAATGACTGAGTGACTCGGCCCTAATGTCATGGGGACATTTTATTTAGAGTAGCTACCTTCCTTTTCTACCCCTGCCTTCCGGGCACAGAAAGGAAACCAACAGTGAAAAAAACAACCCATAACAACTATGTATAAGGGAAAACCTGCTATGCACCTGCTTGGGGAAGGAGGCTATGGGGTCTCAGTCGTCCTGGTCCTcatcctcatcttcctcctcatcctcctcctcttcccctgtGGCCGCCAGGGCCTGCTCCTGGGCAGCCTTGAGGGCCTGCTCCTCCTCCACCGTGGGGTCGCTCATCTCCATGATCTCCGGGTCACTGGGGTACTCTTGCTGGACGGTGCCTGGCAGGGGTGGGTTGAAGTTCTTGGGACTGTACTTGTGGCCCCAGCCGATGTAGATGTTCTCAAACTTCCTGGAGGGGCAGTGAGATACACACTGAAAGACCCTCCCTCAAAGGGCCCAGCCTGGACTGTCATTAAGGGTGGGACCCAGCATTGACATGGCACGACTACAAAGTTGTACTTGGTAGGGTGAAGAGTGCCCACCAGGTttctctgttcattcattcattccatatttactgagcatctactaacAAATTTCATTCTGTTATTGATCTCTAATTTCATTCCAGTGTGGTCAGAGACCGTATTTTGTGTGATCaagccttttaaatgtattgagacttgttttatggtctatcctggagaatgttccatgtgcactcgaGAAGAAcgcatattctgctgttgttgggtggagtggattttatttcattttaattaatttaaacttaaaCAATAAAACTGATATTCAATTCAGTTATTGGAAAATGTCTAAGTCAGTCTGGGACAAGGGTACATGAATCTACTGTTGCAACTGTAAAAGTTGTGAAATCTGAATACAGGTCAAGTGTTTCTGATGAAAAGTTAGCatctaaattgagatgtgctgtaactGTAAACTTCACACcagcttaagaaaaaaagaatataaaatagctcgtaaataatttttacattattgatttcatgttgtaatgataatattttggatatttggggttaaataaaatatattcttgaaGTGAATTTTGcctgtttatttttagttttggaacgtggctgctagaaaatttttttttaaataattttatttatttatttattttccccccaaagccccagtggatagttgtatgtcatagctgcacatccttctaattgctctacgtgggacgcggcctcagcatggccggagaagcggtgcgtcggtgcgcgcccgggatccgaacccgggccaccagcagcggagcacgcgcacttaaccgctaagccacggggctggccctgctagaaaatttaaaatgacataGGTGGCTCGTATTTATTTATGTTGGACAGCGCCGGTGTAGATGTGTAGACCCGGCAGGGATCAGATTAGACAAGAATCTCTGCCGTGGTGCCCACGTTCTAAACGGAGGAGACTGATCATAAACAAGGACATAACTGGTCTGGTCCCAGCCAATTCACCTCTCCCCAGAATTTTAActagggaaggaaagaggagtcGATGGGAGCAATGGGAGGGGactgagagacagggagagaggcagagggaagtagagggagaaagacagagagcaGGAGAGACGGGGGTGGAGAGTGTGCCATGGGGAGCAGCTTGGCTTTGACCTTAGTTTCACAGCCTTGCTATTCCTGAGAGAACTGTTTTCCTCGGAGCCACCAAACACACTCCTCCTTGGCAGTCCCCAACCCCAGCCCGCCCTGGTTCCCGTGGTCCAGGACCCAGCAGGCTCACTTGGACGTTGAGCTTGCTAGGAAGGCAGAATCTCCggctccaccccagaccctcACAACCAGAACCTGAGCTTCAACCAGATTCCCCCAACCGCCCCGCCGGCAAGTCCTAGGCACTCACAGTTTGGAAAGCTCTGGTCTAGAATGTTCTGCCCGCTTTTCCCCTcacttacttctttctttccccaaagaTTTCAGATCAAGGCTGCTTTCCCCAGGAATCCTTCCTTGACCCCCTCTAGACATGACAGTTATGAGCTGTCGTtggtccctcctctctccctagtGGTATTTCTCTTAgctggggcaggggtggtggtgaggaagggggaaggggaaggTTGTGATATGATTAACACCTTTGCTTCCTCTGCCTGCTCCCAGAGCAGGATCCATATCTGCCTTTTCAACAAAGGGCCAGGAGCCCAGCATACAGCTGGCAAACAGTGACATTCAAGAgtcttttataaagaaaaaaatggatagatgaatgatgtgtggtggatgggtgggtggatgggtggtggGTGGATGAGTGGTAGATAGATGGTGGATGGGTGGTGGGTGGATGcgtggtgggtggatgggtgggtggatgggtgatgagtagatgggtgggtggatgggtgggtggatgtgggtGGATggggggtggatgggtgggtggatgggtgggtagatgggtgggtggatgggtgggtgggtgggtgggtggatgggtggtgggtgggtgggtggtagATGGgtggtgagtgggtgggtggatgagtggtGGATGGGTGGTGGGTGGATGAGTGGTGGATGggtggtgggtggatgggtgatgggtagatgggtgggtggatgggtgggtggatgggtgggtggatgagtaGGTGGATGggtggtgggtggatgggtggtagATAGATGGTGGATGggtggtgggtggatgggtgggtggatggggggtggatgggtgggtggatgggtgatgGGTAGACGGGTGGGTGCATGGGTGGGTGGACAAGTGGTGGATGggtggtgggtggatgggtgggtggatgtgggtggatgggggggtgggtggggaggtggatgggtggtggatgggtgggtggatgagtggtggttggatgggcaggtgtggagtGGGGAATGGATGGGTGAGTGGACTTCCAAGTTTGGATCTTTTCTTTTCAGAGCGGTGTTGGCAAATGAGGAGGTGGCCAGAAGAAGGGCTTTGGCAAAAGCAAGCGAGCCTCTCCCCTGCTTCTGGAGGAGAAAACAAATAATTGCCAAGAAAGTGGTTAAATTATCAAGATGACATGAAATCACACCTCAACTGTGAATCACAGTAGCCAATTCAGTGCAGGTTCATCTTGGAGATGGGAAAGGAGAGTCTCTGAGCAATCGTCATGACCTCTGGTGGACACACCTGGTAAGTGCGGGCTCTCTAGTGGCCTCGTGGAAAGGCGGGGatgtgcggggggggggggggggggggggggggaggctgagggactgGTGGGGCGCGTGGAGCTGCGTGTGGGAGGATGCAGGAGTGGCTTCGGCCTGCCAATCTTTTGGGAGCACCTGGTGGAAGATCCTGGTGGGGAAGATTTCTGCCCGTAGAGAGGAGACCCTTCAAATGGTAAGAACTATCCGGAGGGTCCAGGGAAGGAGTCAGCGGACACAAGACTCTATCCCTGTGAGGGTCGGCCCAAAGGGGACTCCTGATTCCTGCCTGGCTCCATAACCCATGCAGCAGGAAAGCCTGGGCCAGGGGGCTGGAGATCCAGGTTTGAATCTTGCACATGCCGTGTGACCCTTGATCAGTTCCTTCCCTCGCCCATCCTACATTCCCTCATCCAAGAGGCTCACACTCTTGGGCTGAGATTTCTCATTTTAGCCCTAGTGGGAGCCCTGGGAGCTGagtgaggggatcagccctggGGGTTTCCTGAAGGGGGTCCTCCCAATCTCTGCCCACTCTGGCGAGCTGCCCCACCCGGCCTGGCTCTGAAGAAGTTGTAGGGGAGGGGCTAGGAGAAGACCTACTTGCCAACAGCATAGGCATAGGCCCCCGGCCAGAGATTGGAGCGCACGACGGCCAAGGAGTACTGTGGGCAGAGGCTGCAGGACAGCTGGGCGGTCCAGGGTGGCATGTGCATGATTTCTGCAGGGGAGTAGAGAGCACCAGGGAGGTCAGAGGCTCAGCTCgctggaggggaggcagacagaaaGAAGGCAGGGAGCTAAGAGGGAGAACACGGAGGGGCATGAAGGGAACTGTGGTGTTCGAGCCTTGGCTCTGGACCACTCTCTCGCTGGGTGGCCCCAGGAAgccacctcacctctctgagcctcagtgactGCACCCAAGAAATGGGGATACACATCTCGCGCCCCTTGCAGGGTGGCGGTGAGCCCTGGGGCCCCCTGATAGGGGAGCTGCTGCAATTCCCCTTCCAGGTTGAGCATCAGTTTGGACCCGGGGGCAGAGGGCAGCACACCGGCTCTAGGTTCACAGAAatctgggctcaaatccgggctctgTCTGCTTGCCCACTCtcagcctctccttcctccttcctcctggtGCCTGAGACCCCCAAGCTCAGGAAATTCCTGTCCAGTCTTCCAAAATCCAGCTCAAGTCCCACCTCCTTTGGGGAGGCCTCCCTAaccatctctctctccccccaaccCCATGTGGGATTCGAAAGACCATATCCCACCATCCAGGCCATTGCCACGTGCCAGACATGGTTCACGAGATGGCTGCATTCCCATAACCCTGTGAGGGAGGCGCTGTCAcgatgcccattttatagatgacagaacaacagaggctcagagagatgaccTCCCGCAGTCTTCTGCCCCACCTCCTTTCCCAGTCTCCCCCGGGGGCTGGCGGTGTGCGATTCGAGGAGGACCCTTACCTGCATCCTCTGAGAGCGGCGTCAGCAGCGGGGGCCCGACCTCCTGCTCCACCTCCTCTACCCCCTCAtctgccttctcttcctcctcccccagctcctcctcctcctccgtctTCTGCAAAGGGTTCACCCACGTGCAGCGGCCCTGGAGGTGGGGGGAAGGTCAGGCGGCACCCCTGTGGGGCAGAACCCAGCCCGCACCCTGGGAGGAGGTGAAGGGCCAGGCAGGACACTGGGGACTGGCCTGTcctcagggacccaggtgtgggcagGAGGACAGGGTTAGTCACAGAGGTGTGGGGGATGGGCTGAGAGAGTTGCAGTGGTGAGACGGAGATTCCTGCCCCATCTgtgcaatcattcattcatttatcgtacatttaatgagcacctactatgtacaggcactattctaggtgtgGGGGATACATCCTTGGGAAAAGAGACCCCCACATCTCTGCCTTGTGAAGCTCATATTCAGCAGCCCATACGATCCTCAGCTTGCTCACCCTTGAAATGGGGGTGTCATGGGTGCGTCCTTCATTGGATTGCTGTTGGGTTACATGAGGTACCAAAGAGccgataaatgtttgttgaatgaatgaacggacCTAAGTGCACAGCATATGGCAGACTTCAGTTCCATCAACTATGAAATGGGAATGATAGCTGTACTGACCTCAAAAGGAGTTATTTGGATCCAGCAAAACACTGTGgggtcaataaatgtttattgaatgagtgaataaataaaaagttccTAGCCCCCAGCAGGTGTTTCCTTGAATGAATATGTGGATAAATATAAAGTTCAGACACATTAGGCATTCGATTGATACAGGTCCACATCTCTTACCCACAATTCCAAGTCTGAAACACTTTGAAAACTAAGTTTTTTCATCAGTCATTTGGCAGCAACCTCGACCTGAACTAATGAGAGGCTATTCGGTTTTGCTGCAGGAATAATGAAGCCTTTGAATGCGAGCTGCAGCCCCAGCCTCTGCTTAAGGTGCCGTGTAATATATATGGTATGTGCCCCGTGTCACCTCTATAAAATCGGAAACATTCAGAATTCCAAGATGCATCTGGCCCCACAGGTTTCTGGCAGGGGGTTGTCAACCAATAGctgttgaatgaacgaatggatGGATATTGTTTAGCACGATGTCTAGCACTGTTGGGGAGTCACAGCTGAGCCACCTGGTTCCGCGACAGGTGGGGAGGCAGGGGTCCCCCGGGCCTCACCTGCGGCAGGATGTGCTGCCTGTGGTGCACCCAGTTGGCCATGGAGTCCACCAGCTCGAGCACCGGGACGCCCTCAAACTCGGGGTTCTGCTCGTAGGAGTCGCGCCCCGCgccgccctcctcctcctcgtcgCCCTCCTCCTCGCCAAACTGGTAGAAGCCGAGCGGGCTGATGTGCGTGGCGGCGGAGATGCGGGCGATCTGGGCCCGCAGGTAGTTGGCCTCGTTGCCCGGGAAGGGCGGGTAGCTGGTGACCGGCGCGTCCAGGCGGCCGGTGAGGAACTTCTTGATCTTGCGGGCGTGCACGATCTGGGTCGGCGTGACGTGCGGCAGCCGCGTCCACGGCTGGCCGGGCTCGTTGCACACGAAATACAGGAACTTGTTGGTGCCCGAACGGCTCTCCTCCCTGGGGATGGCCGGCGGCGGCTTCCACGTGGGCTTGGGAATGATGTCGGGGACCTTCTCTTCGTCCTCCTCGCCCTCCTCCTCGCCGTGCGCCTCCATGGCCTCGCCGCTCTCCGTCAtctcctccgcctcctcctcctccgcctcctcctcgCCCTCCCGGAACTCCACCTCGGCCACCAGGTAGCTGCTGCTGAGCCCCAGGATCTTGCCCCAGAAGCGGCACGTGTGGACGGGCTGCTGCTCCACCAGCTGCTTCAGGGCCAGGAAGATGCGGAAACTCTCGTCTGAGCTCAGGCCCACACCAGCCTGTTCGAAGTAGAAGGCGGTCTCCATGACGTTGGGCACTGGTGTCTCACTCtgcagagggtggggtggaggcagagggaagaaggcTGAAGCCCTGCTCCCCAGCCTGACTCTTCTAGAGTCCAGAGAGCTGAACTACTCTGTAACCCAGCTGCTCATGCCACCACTTCTGCCCAGTGAGCTGTAGGGCTAAGTCCTTGCGGAGGTCGTCCCTTGTTGgaaaggaaaaggcaaaaccacacTGGGAGAAAAATCCTTTGCTCCTTCatccttctcccttctttctgcCTAGAATGGGACGTGGGATCTGGAGTTACAGATCTCCAGCTATCTTGTTGGCAGCTATCTTGGGACCATGAGGTAACACGTCTTACACCCTAATGGTGGTGGAGCTGAAATGTGGAAACTGCTCGGTCCCCAATGGCATCGCTGAGCTGCCTTACCTCTCCTGGGCTTCCTGTTCTATGGGACAAAGAAGCCAATTCtggtcatattttcttttttcaatttttaattattttttcattgtggtaacattggtttataacgttgtataaattttaggtgtacatcattatacttctatttctgcatagacggTCATGTTTTCTGATACCTGCAGCCAAATGCACTCCTAACAGATACCCAAATCACACAGCAAATTAAGAGAAGAGGCAGGTCttgactcctagaagaaaatataggcagttcACTCTTTGGCATAGgtattagcagcatcttttcgaataccatatctactcaggcaagggaaacaaaagaaaagataaacaaatgggactacatcagactaaaaagtttctgcaaggcaaaggaaaccacgaacaaaatgaaaagacaacacaccaactgcgaaaaaatgtttgcaaatcatatatctgacaaggggttaatttccaaaatacataaagaactcatacaactcaaaagcaaaaagacaaacaacccaattaaaaaatgggcagaggatatgaacagacattttccaaagaagatagacagatgggcaacaggcacatgaaaagatgctcaacgtcactgattattagggaatgcaaatcaaaaccacaacaagatatcacctcacgcctgtcagaatggctgtaaccACCAAGATGAGAAATAAGAAGCattggggcaggcctggtggcacaggggttaagtgcgtgcaccctgtttcggcggcccggggttcgcaggttcggatcccgggcgcacaccgactcaccacttgtcaagccgtgctgtggcggtgtcccatgtaaagtggaggaagatgggcacagatgttagcccagggccagtcttcctcagcaagaagaggaggattggcaatggatgttagcttaggactaatcttcctcaaaaaaagaaaaataaatttaaaaaaaatagcaagtgttggagaggatgtggagcaaagggaaccatcatacactgctggtgggaacacaaactgGTGcaaacactatggaaaacaatatggagattcctcaaaaaattaaaaatagaaataacatatgacccagctatgctactactgggtatttatccaaagaacttgaaatcaacgatacaaagagatctatgccTCCCTATGTGcattgcggcattatttacaatagccaagacttagaagtaacctaagtgcccatcaactgatgaacggataaagaagatgtggtatatatatatatatacaatggaatactactcagccataaaaaagacaaaatcgtcccatttgcaacaacatggatggaccttgagggtattatgttaaggaaaataagccagacagagaaagacaaacactgcatgctttcactcatatgttgaagataaacaaacacatggataaggagaacagattggtagataccagaggggaagggggtggggagagtgggcaaaaggagtaaagaggcacatatgtatggtgacggatgaaaACTAGAATATTGGTGagtacaatgcagtctatacagaaactgatatataataatgtacgcctgaaattacacagttataaaccattatgacctcaatgaaataaaaaaataaattaaaaaaaaagagagagaagaggcagaTCTTGAATCCTGGAATCAGTGATGTTGGAGGATGGTGGTGATAAGTCCTGCCCTCACTGCCTCCCCCTTCACCATCTGCTTTGTTCAGGAAGTTGGGGGGGCAgtgggggagagaagaggaggcccCCAAAGGGAGTAAGAACAAGGAGAACAAGAAAGTTGAGGGCTGGGACTAGAAAACAGTGAAGTTTGGATCTATCTGCTGCCACATCCATGTAGCCACAAGGCAGCCCCCAAAATTTTTTCATTCAGTCAGTCCAGAAATCTTTATTAAAGACCCTGGGTGCCAGCCCTGCTAGGCATTGAGATATATCAGAGATCAAAAGAGACAAggtccagggccggcccagtggcgaaagcggttaagtgcgcgcgct
This genomic window from Diceros bicornis minor isolate mBicDic1 chromosome 34, mDicBic1.mat.cur, whole genome shotgun sequence contains:
- the RSPH6A gene encoding radial spoke head protein 6 homolog A, whose translation is MGDLPPPSEPPAQQPSSRRSSQVSERRSREHVQPLPADRHEVRETPRDSQILGSNQEILGSQTSLRGRSQRVSLTQYENSGMSQDEEARLGGVEYPSLNMGFPSEFQPQPYLDEGGIQATRNASLMLQQIQQGQGNLFQQLESAYQEPRLGLLGQFNMYQREDLQFGTGAQHGPYIRDDPALQFLPSELGFMPFNMELPEPEPRELAVQNAKAYLLQTSVNCDLSLYEHLVNLLTKILNQRPEDPLSILESLNRTTQWEWFHPKLDTLRHEPEMQPTYEMAERQKALFTRSGLGGGEGEQDMEEEVSETPVPNVMETAFYFEQAGVGLSSDESFRIFLALKQLVEQQPVHTCRFWGKILGLSSSYLVAEVEFREGEEEAEEEEAEEMTESGEAMEAHGEEEGEEDEEKVPDIIPKPTWKPPPAIPREESRSGTNKFLYFVCNEPGQPWTRLPHVTPTQIVHARKIKKFLTGRLDAPVTSYPPFPGNEANYLRAQIARISAATHISPLGFYQFGEEEGDEEEEGGAGRDSYEQNPEFEGVPVLELVDSMANWVHHRQHILPQGRCTWVNPLQKTEEEEELGEEEEKADEGVEEVEQEVGPPLLTPLSEDAEIMHMPPWTAQLSCSLCPQYSLAVVRSNLWPGAYAYAVGKKFENIYIGWGHKYSPKNFNPPLPGTVQQEYPSDPEIMEMSDPTVEEEQALKAAQEQALAATGEEEEDEEEDEDEDQDD